A genomic region of Aureimonas populi contains the following coding sequences:
- the nuoF gene encoding NADH-quinone oxidoreductase subunit NuoF, whose translation MLQDQDRIFTNIYGLRDKSLKGALRRGHFDGTADIIGKGRDWIINEMKASGLRGRGGAGFPTGLKWSFMPKEVGERPHYLVVNADESEPGTCKDREILRNDPFTLIEGCVIAGFAMLAHTAYIYVRGEYVREREALQRAIDECYEAGYLGANNKCGWDFDIYVHHGAGAYICGEETALLESLEGRKGQPRLKPPFPANMGLYGCPTTVNNVESIAVAPTILRRGGAWFAGIGRENNTGTKLFMVSGHVERPCTVEEAMGIPFRELIEKHAGGVRGGWDNLLAVIPGGASCPVVKAEDIIDCPMDFDGLRSVKSSFGTAAVIVMDKSTDIVRAIARLSYFFKHESCGQCTPCREGTGWMWRVMERMVVGNAQKREIDMLLEVTKQVEGHTICALGDAAAWPIQGLIRNFRPEIERRIDEFSRNADAHRRPIELEAAE comes from the coding sequence ATGCTGCAGGATCAGGACCGCATCTTCACCAATATCTACGGCCTTCGCGACAAGAGCCTGAAGGGCGCCCTGAGGCGTGGGCATTTCGACGGCACCGCTGACATTATCGGCAAGGGGCGTGACTGGATCATCAACGAGATGAAGGCGTCCGGTCTTCGCGGCCGGGGCGGCGCGGGCTTTCCCACCGGCCTCAAATGGTCCTTCATGCCCAAGGAGGTCGGCGAGCGACCGCATTACCTCGTCGTCAACGCAGACGAGTCGGAGCCCGGTACCTGCAAGGATCGCGAGATTCTGCGCAACGACCCCTTCACGCTGATAGAGGGTTGCGTCATAGCGGGCTTCGCGATGCTCGCCCATACCGCCTACATCTATGTGCGTGGCGAATATGTGCGTGAGCGCGAGGCACTCCAGCGCGCCATCGACGAGTGCTACGAGGCCGGCTATCTCGGCGCGAACAACAAGTGCGGCTGGGACTTTGACATCTACGTCCACCACGGCGCAGGCGCGTATATCTGCGGCGAGGAGACCGCGCTTCTCGAAAGCCTGGAGGGCCGGAAGGGCCAGCCGCGTCTGAAGCCTCCGTTCCCGGCCAATATGGGCCTGTACGGCTGCCCCACGACCGTCAACAACGTCGAGTCCATCGCGGTCGCGCCCACCATCCTGCGGCGGGGTGGCGCCTGGTTCGCGGGGATCGGACGGGAGAACAACACCGGCACCAAACTTTTCATGGTCTCGGGCCATGTCGAGCGCCCGTGCACGGTGGAAGAGGCGATGGGAATTCCTTTCCGCGAGCTGATCGAGAAGCACGCCGGCGGCGTGCGCGGTGGTTGGGACAATCTTCTGGCGGTCATCCCGGGTGGGGCCTCCTGCCCGGTGGTGAAGGCCGAGGATATCATCGACTGCCCGATGGATTTCGATGGCCTGCGCTCGGTGAAGTCCTCCTTCGGCACCGCCGCGGTGATCGTGATGGACAAATCGACCGATATCGTGCGTGCCATCGCCCGGCTCTCCTACTTCTTCAAGCACGAGAGCTGCGGCCAGTGCACGCCGTGCCGCGAGGGCACGGGGTGGATGTGGCGGGTGATGGAACGCATGGTGGTCGGCAACGCCCAGAAGCGTGAGATCGACATGCTGCTGGAAGTCACCAAGCAGGTCGAGGGACATACGATTTGCGCGTTGGGCGACGCGGCGGCTTGGCCGATCCAGGGCCTCATCCGCAACTTCCGTCCGGAGATCGAGCGGCGGATCGACGAGTTCTCCCGCAATGCCGACGCTCATCGCCGGCCCATCGAGCTGGAGGCGGCGGAATGA